In Hydractinia symbiolongicarpus strain clone_291-10 chromosome 4, HSymV2.1, whole genome shotgun sequence, the following proteins share a genomic window:
- the LOC130641955 gene encoding slit homolog 2 protein-like — protein MKTLTSEMNFVLFCVCLLICILQLKCDDWKGDDSCTQKGLEKCQCDDDDGKLEVKCRNIGLKDFPIRYLPSKTTEVDLQDNNITSLKSIDFSKLPNLERLYLRNNQMKELPAGIFKSLKKLERLDVSFNRLSMINGAFDGLSRLTELHLQGNLFIKVLPDNIFQSLQSLKTLDLGNNAIENIPDKTFAGLTKLNKVHLELNSIKNIQVNSFYGAPNLREIFLHNNNITEINDQAFKDLSKLQRLDLTSNQIKALHPQSFVGQVSLTFLNLAHNHLQQLPSELFTSLRNLQSLYLHDNMIDTIPKDLFKNQNQLYGLYINNNKIQKLLDEQLNGLSSIGRLHVSSNGLRNLSLTKIPTITFLDVSNNNLENITFSKLDSLTYLDVSGNILLNVPTSLISKAGRIEKLMLNNLALNSNDISKLPPYRSFRTLTLSANNFTSIPDNLPNIGDSLDLSNNNIKNINGSLFRRLNSIERLNLANNFISNITNATFDGLIYMRHLNLSGNALSYIGNVFNHMTRMISLDLSNNHIRTFHKSAFHSSTGIWNLRLSKNKISNLSDVPLSPLIHLRQLYIAGNDLTILTVDLNGLGQLEVLDLSENQINSISKSALNSLLKLKTVFLQKNQISSLPKDFLKTNSKLTHVDLSQNQKLVCDCKVIITLNAIKTKNILGICKNTEGNTAGIATYLKPIKDLSFTKCNLCPLNPCNYRGDCSGDSTNGYVCKCRNPYIGSNCEVNKNTCQDTQTCGLCKGNTCNNHGECLEITSKKSECKCYKGFKGTYCKETDSGTTNACTNVNCQNGGTCMIVQNKANQEFQCKCARGYFGTNCQTKITTKPCLQNKCRNNATCTPKINEEYICHCVDSFEGMFCDKQKHIEKKEKSKKGMQVGLGVGFGAVTFVIFVAIFVVHRKRHQQCNKRNIEMHFQNNGYEKTI, from the coding sequence ATGAAAACGCTCACAAGTGAGATGaattttgtgttattttgtGTTTGTCTCTTGATTTGTATTTTACAATTAAAATGTGATGATTGGAAAGGTGATGATAGCTGTACGCAAAAAGGTTTGGAAAAATGTCAGTGCGATGATGACGATGGCAAGTTAGAGGTGAAGTGTCGAAATATTGGATTAAAAGACTTTCCTATTCGATATCTTCCATCCAAGACAACTGAAGTAGATTTACAGGACAATAACATCACTTCTCTCAAATCGATTGATTTTTCGAAGTTACCAAACCTTGAGCGTTTGTATCTTCGTAATAATCAAATGAAGGAACTACCTGCTGGGATTTTTAAATCCTTAAAAAAGTTGGAAAGGTTAGATGTGAGTTTTAATAGATTAAGTATGATAAATGGAGCCTTTGATGGATTGTCAAGACTGACTGAGTTGCACTTGCAAGGTAACTTGTTTATCAAAGTTTTACCTGACAATATTTTTCAATCACTGCAAAGTTTGAAAACACTCGATTTGGGGAATAACGCAATCGAGAACATCCCAGATAAAACATTTGCCGGGTTAACTAAATTAAATAAAGTTCATTTAGAGTTAAACTCCATTAAGAATATCcaagtaaattcattttatgGTGCTCCGAATTTAAGAGAAATCTTTTTGCATAATAACAATATAACAGAAATTAATGATCAGGCATTTAAAGACTTGTCAAAGTTACAGCGACTGGACTTAACATCAAATCAGATCAAGGCGCTTCATCCGCAATCTTTTGTTGGTCAAGTTAGCTTGACATTTTTGAATTTAGCTCATAATCATCTTCAACAGCTACCTAGTGAACTATTTACAAGTTTAAGAAACCTGCAATCACTCTACCTACACGATAATATGATAGATACAATTCCAAAAGATTTGTTTAAaaaccaaaatcagttatacgGATTGtatattaacaacaacaaaattcaaAAACTCCTGGATGAACAATTGAATGGTTTGAGCAGTATTGGGAGGCTTCATGTTTCAAGTAACGGGCTAAGAAATCTGTCATTAACAAAAATACCAACAATAACGTTCCTGGATGTTTCAAATAACAACCTGGAGAATATAACATTTAGCAAATTAGACTCCCTGACTTACCTCGATGTTAGtggaaatattttattaaatgttCCAACATCATTGATATCGAAAGCTGGAAGGATTGAAAAGTTGATGTTAAACAATCTGGCCTTAAACTCAAATGATATCTCCAAGCTGCCTCCATACAGGAGCTTTAGAACATTGACTTTATCAGCAAACAACTTCACATCTATACCCGATAACCTTCCAAATATTGGAGACTCGTTAGATTTGTCAAACAATAACATCAAGAACATTAATGGCAGTTTATTTCGCAGACTGAACTCTATTGAACGTTTAAATTTAGCAAATAATTTTATCTCAAATATCACCAACGCTACCTTTGACGGATTGATTTACATGAGGCACTTAAACCTGTCTGGAAATGCATTGTCTTATATTGGAAATGTTTTTAACCATATGACACGAATGATCTCACTTGATTTATCTAATAACCATATCAGAACATTCCATAAGAGTGCATTTCATAGCAGTACCGGTATTTGGAATTTAAGgttaagtaaaaataaaatttccaaccTCTCAGATGTTCCATTATCACCATTAATTCATCTTCGTCAACTGTATATCGCTGGAAATGATCTAACTATTTTAACAGTAGACCTGAATGGTTTGGGGCAATTAGAAGTTCTGGATTTATCAGAAAACCAAATTAATTCTATTTCTAAATCAGCTTTGAATTCATTGCTTAAACTGAAAACAGTGTTTCTTCAGAAAAATCAAATATCATCGTTACCAAAGGACTTTCTAAAAACTAACTCTAAATTAACCCACGTGGACTTATCCCAGAATCAAAAGTTGGTTTGTGACTGCAAGGTAATTATTACCCTCAACGCGATCAAAACGAAAAACATACTAGGAATATGTAAGAACACTGAAGGTAACACAGCTGGGATAGCAACATATTTAAAACCTATTAAAGACCTATCATTCACAAAATGCAATTTATGTCCATTAAACCCTTGCAATTATAGAGGAGACTGTAGTGGTGATTCGACAAATGGATATGTTTGCAAGTGTCGTAACCCATACATTGGAAGCAATTGTGAAGTAAACAAAAACACGTGCCAAGATACACAAACTTGTGGCTTATGTAAAGGCAACACTTGCAATAACCACGGAGAGTGTTTAGAAATTACCTCGAAGAAATCAGAATGTAAATGCTACAAAGGATTTAAAGGTACGTATTGCAAAGAAACTGATAGTGGTACGACTAACGCATGTACCAACGTGAATTGCCAGAACGGTGGCACTTGTATGATAGTGCAAAACAAAGCTAATCAAGAGTTTCAATGCAAGTGTGCTAGAGGATATTTTGGCACCAACTGTCAAACGAAAATCACCACAAAACCGTGTTTGCAAAACAAATGCAGAAATAATGCAACATGCACGCCGAAAATTAACGAAGAATACATTTGCCACTGTGTGGATAGTTTCGAAGGTATGTTTTGTGATAAGCAAAAGCAcattgaaaaaaaggaaaaatcaaaaaaaggaaTGCAGGTTGGTCTTGGTGTTGGCTTTGGCGCAGTAacatttgtaatttttgttgCGATTTTTGTTGTACACAGAAAACGACATCAGCAATGTAACAAAAGGAACATTGAAATGCATTTTCAAAACAATGGGTACGAAAAGACAATATAG
- the LOC130641960 gene encoding lysophospholipid acyltransferase 5-like: MDPSAFFKGGDVGLKFLRTDVIAEKFGVAEPPLRFFIGIILGYPMAICFLLISKTPFIRHLYISLCGIFISYFCFGTDSAYILLSIIITYASLILFGGTIYHVIFTFVFQMSYLFGSYLFYASDGYDVKWTTPQCILCLRLIGLAWDCYDGKQPKENLRGDLKTTCYDKTPTLVEILGYSYFFGGFMAGPQFSFQRYTSFINGSLVDEEGLRTPNSRFVTALKRTLVGIASMLVFLQYDHAFPCNALLTEEFANKSFLAKCTQITLTYHIHFCKYVSIWSFSESACIITGLSYNGTKDGKSKWDGVRNFKFRTVLFGPFFQDMLEGFNINTSQWAGRYVFRRLMFLRNKTVSHILTLLFLSLWHGFYVGYLILFGIEFLLIIAERQFCDAIRTLFSMTYAEQPLYIKLPIRLCNALFRAYACGFAASAFMLLRWRRIKLVYAAVSYWLIIVIVSWYIVIIILQTIIKSKRKEKKEE; encoded by the exons ATGGATCCGTCTGCTTTTTTCAAAGGTGGAGACGTTGGCCTTAAGTTTTTAAGGACTGATGTCATTGCAGAGAAATTTGGAGTAGCTGAACCTCCATTGAGGTTTTTTATTGGAATCATACTTG GTTATCCAATGGCCATATGCTTTCTGTTGAtttcaaaaacaccatttaTCAGA CATCTTTATATCAGTTTGTGTGGCATATTCATATCATATTTTTGCTTTG GTACAGACAGTGCATACATATTGCTTTCCATCATTATAACTTATGCTTCATTAATTTTGTTTGGTGGTACGATATATCATGTCATATTTACCTTTGTATTTCAGATG agTTATTTGTTTGGTTCGTACCTCTTTTATGCATCAGACGGATATGATGTGAAGTGGACAACACCTCAATGCATTTTATGTCTTCGTTTGATTG GTTTGGCTTGGGATTGTTATGATGGAAAGCAACCAAAG gAAAATTTGAGGGGTGACTTGAAGACTACATGTTATGATAAAACACCAACTTTAGTTGAA ATTTTAGGCTATTCCTACTTTTTCGGAGGTTTTATGGCTGGTCCTCAG TTCAGTTTTCAGAGGTATACTTCATTTATCAATGGAAGCCTTGTGGATGAAGAAGGATTGAGAACACCTAACTCAAG atttgtgACTGCATTAAAGCGTACTTTGGTTGGCATTGCTTCTATGCTAGTGTTTTTGCAGTACGACCATGCTTTTCCATGCAATGCCTTGCTGACTGAAGAATTTGCG AATAAGTCGTTTTTGGCAAAATGCACCCAGATCACATTAACGTATCATATTCATTTTTGCAAGTATGTGAGCATCTGGTCCTTTTCG GAAAGTGCGTGCATAATTACTGGTCTCAGTTACAATGGAACAAAAGATGGCAAATCCAAATGGGATGGTGTAAGGAACTTCAAATTCCGTACAGTGTTATTTGGTCCTTTTTTCCAA GATATGCTTGAGGGATTTAATATAAATACAAGTCAGTGGGCTGGAAG ATATGTGTTTCGTCGATTGATGTTTCTTAGAAATAAAACTGTTTCACACATACTTACCTTGCTCTTCCTTTCACTGTGGCATGGATTTTATGTTGGATATCTCATTCTTTTTGGCATAGAATTTTTACTGATTATTGCAGAACGCCAG ttttgtgaTGCAATTAGAACTTTATTTTCTATGACATATGCAGAACAGCCTTTGTACATAAAGTTGCCGATTAGATTGTGTAATGCATTATTTCGTGCTTATGCATGTGGATTTGCTGCCAGTGCTTTTATGTTGTTGAGATGGAGAAGGATAAAATTG gtaTATGCAGCTGTGTCATATTGGCTTATCATTGTTATTGTTTCATGGTATATAGTGATTATTATACTTCAAACGATTATCAAGTCAAAAAG gaaagagaaaaaagaagaataa
- the LOC130641959 gene encoding lysophospholipid acyltransferase 5-like encodes MELNIEDFNRQINSALVGGKRGFEFIDVDVLAKMIGASEVALRFLIGVFAGFPLAFIYLYMSNLSVYRKHVYFIFTGVLINYFCFGSDFVYNLFSILVSYASIAWFGGTIYNVIFAFVFNTIYLLAGYILNASDGYDVKWTTPQCILCMRLIGLTWDIYDGIKKKEQLSSDQIDHCIEVKPTLIEIFGFSYCFCGFLGGPQFSFKRYLKFVQNSLVDDEALDQISTRYFESAKRFLAAFCVMIMYAVFDPYYRCDDQLTAEFLDKPFLWKVLQMGLIYYVQFSKYVIVWWFCESICILIGLSYEGVDKNGCAKWNGLRNFKLRQFIFGPFFQDIIESFNINTNQWAGRYLFRRLKFLNNKTLSHVLTLLYLSVWHGFYVGYFIMFTMEFLSVIAERQLCFACRNMFGMTFSELPLLLRIPVHVFGAVFKFLSCGFFVQSFMLLRWRRIKVVYSSVYYWPVIVLLTCIVVIVPTLTLLTKKLKRKQDKKNE; translated from the exons ATGGAGCTGAATATTGAGGATTTTAATCGACAAATTAATTCTGCACTGGTTGGCGGAAAACGCGGCTTTGAATTTATTGATGTTGATGTGCTAGCAAAAATGATAGGAGCTTCGGAAGTTGCTCTTCGATTTCTCATTGGAGTATTTGCAG GTTTCCCACTTGCATTCATCTACTTATATATGTCCAACCTTAGTGTTTACAGAAAG catgtttattttatattcACTGGAGTTCTGATCAACTATTTTTGCTTTG gGTCAGATTTTGTGTACAACCTGTTCAGTATTTTAGTGTCATATGCTAGCATAGCATGGTTTGGTGGTACAATATACAATGTGATATTTGCATTCGTGTTTAATACT ATCTACTTGTTGGCAGGCTACATTTTAAATGCATCAGACGGTTATGATGTAAAGTGGACAACTCCGCAATGCATATTGTGTATGCGATTAATAG GTTTAACATGGGATATTTATGATGGAATAAAGAAGAAA GAACAGCTAAGTTCAGATCAAATAGATCATTGCATTGAAGTCAAACCGACCCTTATAGAG ATATTTGGATTTTCCTATTGCTTTTGTGGATTTCTCGGTGGCCCACAG TTTTCCTTCAAGCGTTACTTGAAGTTTGTTCAAAACTCCTTGGTTGATGACGAAGCATTAGATCAAATTTCAACTAG gtattttgaaagtgCTAAGCGTTTTCTTGCAGCCTTTTGTGTGATGATTATGTACGCAGTATTTGATCCGTATTACCGTTGTGATGACCAACTTACTGCAGAATTTTTG gACAAGCCGTTTCTTTGGAAAGTCTTACAGATGGGATTAATATATTATGTCcaattttcaaaatatgttATTGTCTGGTGGTTCTGT GAAAGCATATGTATTTTAATTGGATTAAGCTATGAAGGAGTCGATAAGAACGGTTGTGCTAAGTGGAATGGACTGAGAAACTTCAAGTTGAGACAGTTCATCTTTGGCCCATTTTTTCAG gaCATCATTGAGAGCTTCAACATCAATACTAATCAATGGGCTGGAAG GTATTTGTTCCGCCGTTTAAAATTTCTAAACAACAAAACTTTATCACATGTGCTGACGTTACTTTACCTTTCTGTATGGCATGGTTTTTATGTTGGCTATTTTATCATGTTTACGATGGAGTTTCTAAGTGTTATTGCAGAGCGACAG CTGTGCTTTGCCTGCAGAAATATGTTTGGAATGACGTTTTCAGAGCTTCCATTGCTGTTGAGAATACCGGTTCATGTGTTTGGTGccgtgtttaaatttttatcgtGTGGATTTTTTGTACAATCTTTTATGTTGTTGAGATGGAGACGCATCAAAGTG GTTTATTCGTCCGTATATTACTGGCCTGTAATTGTTCTCTTGACGTGTATCGTGGTTATTGTACCGACACTCACATTGTTGACGAAAAAATTAAAAcg GAAACAAGATAAGAAGAATGAGTAG